The Pseudoalteromonas translucida KMM 520 genome segment CTCATACTATCAATAAATTGCGCCCCCTGTTGCAAGCTACCTTTTAGCTCAAAAGCAATTACACCGCCTGCCGCTTTCATTTGTTTACCAATAAATTTATATCCAGGGTGCGACTTAAGCCCAGGATAGTAAACTTTGCTTACTTGTGGGTGCGCTTCTAAGTATTCGGCAATTATTTGCGCGCTTACGCAGTGGCGCTCAATTCTTATGGCGAGGGTTTTTAAACCTCTATTAATAAGCCAAGCATCGTGCGGGCTTATAGTGGCGCCAATATCTTTAAGCACCGTCATTTTTATTAGCGTTATATGCTCCATAGATCCACATACAATGCCGGCTACCACATCGCCGTGGCCGTTTAAATATTTGGTAGCACTGTGTACTATAATATCGATACCGTACTGCTTAGGTGATTGGAGTAATGGCGTTAAAAAGGTGTTGTCGACCACGCTAATTAAGTTGTGTTGTTTAGCAACGGCACCAATTAATGCTAAATCGATAACCGCCATAGTGGGGTTAATAGGCGTTTCTACAAATATCATTTTTGAATTAGGTTTAATCGCAGCACGCAGTTCATCCTCGTTGGTCATATCAACAAAGGTGACTTCTATTCCCCAGCGCGGCAACATGTGCGAGAAAAACGCAAAGGTACACCCATATAAAGCACTCGATGCAATTAAATGATCCCCTTGCGATAAAAAGCTAAGTACTGAGGCCGATACCGCCCCCATACCGGTTGCCGTTGCTGCAGCCGCTTCACAGCCCTCTAATTGCGCTACTTTTTGCTCAAGCTCGCTAGTAGTTGGGTTGCCTAGGCGGGTATAAATATAGCCCAGCTCATCGCCTGCAAAACGTGCTGCACCCTGCGCGGCATTTTCAAAATGAAAAGTTGAGGTTTGATACAAAGGAGAAGTGAGTGCGCCGTGAGGGTCGTTTGCTTTTTGTGGGCCGTGAATACATTGGGTGTTTATATGATGCTTGCTCATTGAATACTCTCTTATTTTGATTGTTATTGGGTATTAGCCTTCAATCAAAACGTATGGGCATTCAAAGCACAAGCATCCCGGATGCTCAGATGGCTACTTGTGCACTATTTATACTTTTAGCTGTACATAAATATTGCCAAGTGTTTTTTAATACTGCTTATTCAGTTGTCTCGGGCTTTTTACGGCTAATAATTTTACTAGCAATATTTTGTACCGTACTTTTTAATAAATTGCGTTTATTTTCAAGCCGAGGTAATGGGCGGCTTAATTCCATTGCTTTGTAGCCAATGCGCGCGGTAAATATACCGGCACTTAAGCCCTGTGCTGCTCGCCCCGAAAGTTTACCTAATAACTCGGCGCTTAGTGCGGTTGCAGCTAAATCAGAAATAAGCTCGGCACTGCCCACAAACATTACTTGCTTTATTAGCATGCGGTACAATTTTATGCGACTCGCGTAACCAAAACCAATCCCGTAAATCTTCCCTATTTGTTCTATTAACTTAGTACCGCGCCACAGCACAGCCATCATATCCACCAGCGCCAGCGGGCTAAGCGCAACCAGTAACGCCGACTCGGTTGCAAAGCGATTAATGAGCTTTTTAGCTTGGGTGTCTTGCGTTATTAATAAACTATTGGCGTATAGCGTCATTATTTCTTTATCGCTGTGGTGCGTTGCAACTTGATTTTTAAAGGTTTCAAAGTTATCGAGTTGCTGGTGTTTATTTAGTTTTTCAAGCCAAGGCAGTGCGCCGCCTACTTGTTCGCTATTTAACAGTCTGTCGGCTTCATGGCGATATAACTGGTTACGTTTTAAACTGCGCAGCATTCGGTATTCGCGCCATAATAAACGCCCTATTAGCAACACCCCACTCACTACAGCGGTTAAATATATACTGCCTAAAATAATCGACTGCTGAAAAGCCAGTACCAATGAAAAAGCAAACTCTAGCAATACCAGCACCATAAAACTAACAACAAAAATGCCTTTGAGCGTTTGCCATTTTGACTTTTTATATACTGGCGCTAGGTCAATTTCTGGCTCTAGCATTTCGTCATTATCTTCTTGGTAATCACTTTGCCCATGCTCAATTATTTTTGCAGGCGCTAATACAGGCTCGTTTTGCTCCATACTCTGGGTATGTATACGACGCCCTGCTTGAAACTCTTGGTTTGATTCACTCATGCTAACTTGTCTCCTAACAGGTACTGCATCACATGATCTAATCGAATATGTTTTAACTGCTTATCTGGGCTTGGCATTGGCGAAAACGATAAAAATTCAAACCCTTGCGCTGGCCATTCACTTTTATTAAGCATTCTATTAGGCGGCTGTGGCGGTAAGTAGGTTAGCCAATCAGGCTCGTTAAGTGGCTTGCCGTAAATGCAGTCTAGCGTTTGGCCTTTGTCGGTTACTTGGCGCGGTTGTGTTGCGGTAATTGACGACATAGCCATGGTTTCTATTTGCACACCATCAAACTTTAAATGATTACTTTGCTCGTGTACTAATGAGTCGAGCAATAGTGCTAAGTCTTTATGATGCTTAGCGGTTATATGATCTGATTTATTAGCGGCAAATAATATTTTATCTATATTAGGTTTAAATAAGCGTTTAAAAAAGCCCGATTCGCCATAACTAAAGTGCGCCAATAATTGATTAATAACGCTACTTTGCTCTTGCAAGGTTGCATGCCCTTCGTTTAAGGCACTAAGTACATCTACTAATACTATTTGGCGATCAAAATGGCGAAAGTGTTCGTTATAAAAAGGCTTTACAACTTCTTTAACGTAGGCGTTAAAGCGTTTAATTAAATGCGCTAAGTTAGAGCCTGCAACTAGGTTATTACTATTTATCTCACCCGATACTGGAAAAAACAATAGCAATGGCGCGCCTTGTAAATCGCCTGGCATTAACATGCGCCCAGGTTGTAGCATGGCAAGTTTGGTGTCTTTTTTAAGCCCTATCAACATGCTTTGATAAAGCTGTGCAATATGCGCAAGTGCGCTTTCATCTACCGGCGCATTTAAGTCGAGTTGCTCAACGGCTGTTAAAAACTCACTTGAGGTATGCACCCGCAAATGCTGCGTTAATAGCGGATATTGCAGCTCGCACCACTGTGCATAACTTTGCTCCAGCATAGGTAAATCAAGCAGCCACTCGCCGGGGTAGTCAATTATATCTAAATAAAGCGTTGATTGCGGTGAAAAATGGCCACGCAGCCCAGCATTACTTTGATACTTAATAGCTAAACGCAGCGTATTTATGCGCTCGGTTGAAGGCGGCCATGTTGGCTCGCCGTCACTGGGGAGTAACGCATTTAATGCTCGAGTATAATTAAATGTGGGCACTTTAAGCGCCTCTTGCGGCACTACTTTAGTGGCAATATGGCGGCGCTCGCGCATTACATCAAAAAAAGGCAGGTTTTTATCACTCGCTTGGCTTGTTAAGTGTTTAACTAATGCGGTAATAAACGCTGTTTTGCCGCTGCCACTCAAACCTGTTACAGCCAGTTTTACATGCTGATCTAAGCTGCGATGCAATGCTTTTTGTGCTTTGCCTTTAATACTGGTAAAGGTCTTTTTTGCAAATGAAGTACGACTCATAATGGTTTAGCACTTAGCACTTCACTTACTGTTTAATGTGTAGTTGCCGTGCTATTAAATCCTTTAAAGTTTGTTAATTTCACGGCTCACCGTAAATTCAGTAGAAGTAACATAGCGTTCTATATTTTGTAGGCGCGTATCTACGCGTGTTAAACGCTCTTTTAAGTCTTGCAATGCGCGGCGCGGTGGCTCGCCTTTTTGCCATACTTTAAATTTTACTTCTAGCGGATCGCCATAGTTAGTAGAATTTGTTTTATAGGCGCTAGTGGGTTCTTTTTTATCTAAAATAAACCAGGCTGCAATATACGCTACCACAAATAAAGGGCCGCCAGTTAGTAATACCGCACTAACAAATATAATACGAACTAACCATAATTCCATATTAAAATAATCGCTTAGCCCAGCGCATACGCCGGCTATTTTTCCGCGCTGCGGATCTCTTAATAATTCGCGTTTGGTACTCATACTTTACGCCTCCACTGTGGCGACTCTTGATCAAGTAATGCTTCGAGTGTTTCGACTCGATCAGCCATTTTTTCGGCTTTTTGAGCAAGCTCTAACAACTGGCGATGCTCGTGTTCACTTAACCCTTGGCTTACTTGTTTTTTGCTACGATAGTGTAAAATTAGCCACAAAGGCGCGACAAAAATCATAAATAAAATAAATGGTGCTACGAGTATTTCTGGATCAAACATAACCCTCTCCTGACTATCCGTATTGATGTTTTAAGTAGGGGCACATGGGCCCCTTATATTATTATTGGTATGCGTTAGCTATACGTTACTTATCTGCTAACTTCTTTTTAAGCTCTGCTAACTCATCGTCTACTTTTTCGTTTTTTTGCAGTTCGGCAATTTCATCTGCTAAGGTTTTTTTGCCTAAATCGTACGACTCTATTTGAGATTCTAGTCCATCTATTTTAGTTTCGTAACGCTCAAAACGATTAAGTGCATCTTCTACCTTTGAGCTATCAAGTGCTTTTTTAACTTCAAGGCGCGACTCAGCCGAACGTTGACGTAATATAATCGCTTTTTGACGAGCTTTAGCATCTGCTAGCTTTTCTTGTAGCGTGGTTACTTCTTGTTGTAACTTTTCGATGTGTGAGCCTACATGCTCAAGTTCACCCTCGACTGAAGCTACAGCTTCGGCTGACTTTTGCTTTTCGAGTAAAGCGGCACGTGCTAAATCGTCACGATCTTTGCTTAGCGCTAGTTCAGCTTTGTCTTGCCAATCATTCATTTGCGCTTTAAGTGTATCAACGCGACGTACTAATTCTTTTCGCTCAGCGAGTGTTTTAGCTGACGTAGAGCGAACCTCTACCAAGGTGTCTTCCATTTCTTGAATAATCAGACGAACCATTTTTTCTGGGTCTTCTGCTTTATCTAAAATGGCATTGATATTAGAATTAACAATGTCTGCAAAACGTGAAAAAATTCCCATAACATTTACCTCTATAATTTAAACTTAGTTTGTCTGCTATAACTGTATCAATATGCTTGCCAACTTTATAAAAGTTAAAATACATAATTTATTCATAGAGTTAAACTCAAATTACAAATTACTTTAGTTATCTCTCATTATGAAATACACTAACTGTTAGTAAAAATGACTAAGAGTTAGGAAATATGAGCCAATATCGCCAACAAGATAACTTACTCGGCCAATCTGATAGCTTTTTATCGGTACTTGATCAGGTATCGCAGCTAGCTAACCTAGATAAACCTGTGCTTATTATTGGTGAGCGTGGCACAGGTAAAGAGTTAATTGCAGCACGTTTACACTTTTTATCTAAACGTTGGGATCAAAACTATGTAAAGCTCAACTGTGCGGCGCTTAACGAAAACCTGCTCGAAAGTGAATTATTTGGCCATGAAAGTGGTGCTTTTACTGGCGCTAGCAAACGCCACGAAGGCCGCTTTGAACGTGCAAACAGCGGTACTTTATTTTTAGATGAATTGGCAAACACCTCCGAAATGGTACAAGAAAAACTGCTTCGCGTAATAGAGTACGGTGAATTTGAGCGTGTCGGCGGTAAACAAACAATAAAAGTAGATACGCGTTTAGTGTGCGCTACTAACGAAGATTTACCTTATTTAGCACAGCAAGGTGAGTTTAGAAGCGATTTGCTCGACCGCCTGGCTTTTGATGTAATAACCCTTCCCCCCCTGCGTGAACGCCAAGGCGATATAATGCTGCTTGCAGAGCAGTTTGCAATGAATATGGCGCGCGATTTAGAGTGGCAATTGTTTAGCGGTTTTACCCGTAGCGCCACAGAAACACTGCTGAGTTATGATTGGCCAGGTAATATTCGTGAGTTGAAAAATGTGGTTGAGCGCAGTTTGTATCGCCATGGAAGTGAACAGATCCCCGTTCATCAGATTATTTTAGACCCATTTGAAAGCCGTTTTAGGCCAAAACCACGGGTAAAGCCTGCTGCTTTGATTAATAACACTAGCATTCCTGAGCCAGCGGTTGCCGCAGCACCGGTTGCTCAAGCAGCACCAAGTACAGCGGCTATTAATACTGAATTTCCGTGTAGCTTAAAAAAACTCTCTAACGACTTTGAAATTTTAATGATTAACAAAGCCTTAGAACATAGCCAATTTAACCAAAAGAAAACTGCAGAAGTACTGGGTTTAACGTATCATCAATTACGTGGCTATCTGAAAAAATATAACTTGCTATACCCAAGCGACACCAAGGGGTGAGTTTCTGTTTACTTAGTTATAGTTCAATAATAGTTAGAGGTTACGCAGGTGCATAAATTATTACTTGCTTTGCTATCAACCAGCCTTATAGGGTGCATAGATAGTAAAGAAGAAATCTTAAAAGAAAAAAACCAAGGCTTAGTTTATTGCGCTGAAGCAAACCCTGTGTCGTTTAATCCGCAGGTAACTACAACAGGCTCAACTATAGATATTATTGCCAATCAATTATACGACCGCCTAATTAGTATTGACCCTGTTACAGCTGAATTTCAAAGTGAATTAGCCACCGATTGGAAAACGAGTAAAGACGGTAAGTCGGTTACTTTCACCTTGCGCAAAGGCGTAAAATTTCATACCACGGCCTATTTTACGCCGTCGCGGGATTTTAACGCCGACGATGTTATTTTTACTTTTAGCCGCTTATTTGATGTTTATAATCCGTATCACTTTATTGGCGATGCTAATTACCCTTACTTTCAGAGCGTAGGAATTGATCAGCTTATTCGTAAAATTGTACGTGTGTCTGACTATCAAGTACGATTTGAGTTGTTTAATGCCGAAAGTAGCTTTTTAGCCAATATGGCCACCGATTTTGCGGTTGTATTGTCACAAGAATACGCCATGCAACTAAAAGCCAGCGAACAAACTAATTTGTTTGATCACTACCCAGTTGGCACAGGCCCGTATATTTATAAAGAGTATAGGCGCGACCATTTAGTACGTTTTTATAAAAATCCAGCCTATTGGAAACACGACGTGGTACTGGAGCAATTGGTTTACGACATTACCCCTAACGGCACCACGCGTATAGCTAAAATGCTCACCAAAGAATGTGATGTAACCGCTCATCCAAGTAGCGCGCAATTGAGTATTTTAGCCCAGCGCGACGACATTAATGTAGAAAAAGAAACCAACTTAAATATTGGCTACTGGGCATTTAATACTGAGCGCCCTCCTTTTGACGATATACGAGTACGCCAAGCACTCGCCCATGCAATTGATGTAGATAAAATAATGCAGGCGGTATATTACGGCAATGGTATTCGCGCTCAATCAATTTTACCCCCCACCTCGTGGGCGTTTGAACCACAAGCTAACATTCCAAATTTTGACCCAGCTTTAGCCAAAAAATTACTTATTGAAGCAGGGCTACCTAATGGCTTTAACATGAACATTTGGGCCATGCCGGTCAGTCGTATTTATAATCCTAATGCCCGTAAAATGGCCGAGCTAATGCAAAGCGATTTACGTAAAATAGGGGTTAAAGTGAGTATTATAGAATACGAATGGAATACCTTTATTCA includes the following:
- the megL gene encoding methionine gamma-lyase; its protein translation is MSKHHINTQCIHGPQKANDPHGALTSPLYQTSTFHFENAAQGAARFAGDELGYIYTRLGNPTTSELEQKVAQLEGCEAAAATATGMGAVSASVLSFLSQGDHLIASSALYGCTFAFFSHMLPRWGIEVTFVDMTNEDELRAAIKPNSKMIFVETPINPTMAVIDLALIGAVAKQHNLISVVDNTFLTPLLQSPKQYGIDIIVHSATKYLNGHGDVVAGIVCGSMEHITLIKMTVLKDIGATISPHDAWLINRGLKTLAIRIERHCVSAQIIAEYLEAHPQVSKVYYPGLKSHPGYKFIGKQMKAAGGVIAFELKGSLQQGAQFIDSMRLCTIAVSLGDAETLIQHPASMTHSPYTPEERLAAGISDGLIRLSVGLEDVNDIVDDLHQAFTQIF
- the pspA gene encoding phage shock protein PspA; this translates as MGIFSRFADIVNSNINAILDKAEDPEKMVRLIIQEMEDTLVEVRSTSAKTLAERKELVRRVDTLKAQMNDWQDKAELALSKDRDDLARAALLEKQKSAEAVASVEGELEHVGSHIEKLQQEVTTLQEKLADAKARQKAIILRQRSAESRLEVKKALDSSKVEDALNRFERYETKIDGLESQIESYDLGKKTLADEIAELQKNEKVDDELAELKKKLADK
- a CDS encoding TIGR01620 family protein; translation: MSESNQEFQAGRRIHTQSMEQNEPVLAPAKIIEHGQSDYQEDNDEMLEPEIDLAPVYKKSKWQTLKGIFVVSFMVLVLLEFAFSLVLAFQQSIILGSIYLTAVVSGVLLIGRLLWREYRMLRSLKRNQLYRHEADRLLNSEQVGGALPWLEKLNKHQQLDNFETFKNQVATHHSDKEIMTLYANSLLITQDTQAKKLINRFATESALLVALSPLALVDMMAVLWRGTKLIEQIGKIYGIGFGYASRIKLYRMLIKQVMFVGSAELISDLAATALSAELLGKLSGRAAQGLSAGIFTARIGYKAMELSRPLPRLENKRNLLKSTVQNIASKIISRKKPETTE
- the pspB gene encoding envelope stress response membrane protein PspB, with the protein product MFDPEILVAPFILFMIFVAPLWLILHYRSKKQVSQGLSEHEHRQLLELAQKAEKMADRVETLEALLDQESPQWRRKV
- a CDS encoding ABC transporter substrate-binding protein, with translation MHKLLLALLSTSLIGCIDSKEEILKEKNQGLVYCAEANPVSFNPQVTTTGSTIDIIANQLYDRLISIDPVTAEFQSELATDWKTSKDGKSVTFTLRKGVKFHTTAYFTPSRDFNADDVIFTFSRLFDVYNPYHFIGDANYPYFQSVGIDQLIRKIVRVSDYQVRFELFNAESSFLANMATDFAVVLSQEYAMQLKASEQTNLFDHYPVGTGPYIYKEYRRDHLVRFYKNPAYWKHDVVLEQLVYDITPNGTTRIAKMLTKECDVTAHPSSAQLSILAQRDDINVEKETNLNIGYWAFNTERPPFDDIRVRQALAHAIDVDKIMQAVYYGNGIRAQSILPPTSWAFEPQANIPNFDPALAKKLLIEAGLPNGFNMNIWAMPVSRIYNPNARKMAELMQSDLRKIGVKVSIIEYEWNTFIQRVGEHRHDSVLLGWAADTPDPDNFFSPLLSCTATFSGKNAANWCNPQFDSLLNQALSTTDIAMRKQYYDAAQSMIINELPLIPIAHGMRFQASSADVEGITLGPFGAISLANARKK
- the pspC gene encoding envelope stress response membrane protein PspC; the protein is MSTKRELLRDPQRGKIAGVCAGLSDYFNMELWLVRIIFVSAVLLTGGPLFVVAYIAAWFILDKKEPTSAYKTNSTNYGDPLEVKFKVWQKGEPPRRALQDLKERLTRVDTRLQNIERYVTSTEFTVSREINKL
- the pspF gene encoding phage shock protein operon transcriptional activator, with translation MSQYRQQDNLLGQSDSFLSVLDQVSQLANLDKPVLIIGERGTGKELIAARLHFLSKRWDQNYVKLNCAALNENLLESELFGHESGAFTGASKRHEGRFERANSGTLFLDELANTSEMVQEKLLRVIEYGEFERVGGKQTIKVDTRLVCATNEDLPYLAQQGEFRSDLLDRLAFDVITLPPLRERQGDIMLLAEQFAMNMARDLEWQLFSGFTRSATETLLSYDWPGNIRELKNVVERSLYRHGSEQIPVHQIILDPFESRFRPKPRVKPAALINNTSIPEPAVAAAPVAQAAPSTAAINTEFPCSLKKLSNDFEILMINKALEHSQFNQKKTAEVLGLTYHQLRGYLKKYNLLYPSDTKG
- a CDS encoding YcjX family protein; translated protein: MSRTSFAKKTFTSIKGKAQKALHRSLDQHVKLAVTGLSGSGKTAFITALVKHLTSQASDKNLPFFDVMRERRHIATKVVPQEALKVPTFNYTRALNALLPSDGEPTWPPSTERINTLRLAIKYQSNAGLRGHFSPQSTLYLDIIDYPGEWLLDLPMLEQSYAQWCELQYPLLTQHLRVHTSSEFLTAVEQLDLNAPVDESALAHIAQLYQSMLIGLKKDTKLAMLQPGRMLMPGDLQGAPLLLFFPVSGEINSNNLVAGSNLAHLIKRFNAYVKEVVKPFYNEHFRHFDRQIVLVDVLSALNEGHATLQEQSSVINQLLAHFSYGESGFFKRLFKPNIDKILFAANKSDHITAKHHKDLALLLDSLVHEQSNHLKFDGVQIETMAMSSITATQPRQVTDKGQTLDCIYGKPLNEPDWLTYLPPQPPNRMLNKSEWPAQGFEFLSFSPMPSPDKQLKHIRLDHVMQYLLGDKLA